A region of Marnyiella aurantia DNA encodes the following proteins:
- a CDS encoding SusD/RagB family nutrient-binding outer membrane lipoprotein, with translation MKRIIIKGSLIFCSVLVLNSCGRTFEEINTDTSKIINPTAGSMLAPIQYEMASYGYNRADDFTFQIMQVALPFPNEGNTVSRYYVTEGTGAGYWNTSYKWLKQVKEMHTFAVAEDQKNYQAIALVLNAFIYANLTDAFGDIPFSEALRLEENIDKPKFDSQKDIYLSLLDDLKTANAMFDTTKPLAETDLFYRGEASAANMVKWKKFANSLSLRLLSRIQKRNGEVNVYARIQEIVNDPATYPIFQNNADGAVLDISGVAPFIAPIARPQDFTAYRAAGELFVNTLKDNGDPRLSQFFTQAKSLTSPNPNIGYFGAPAGYAPGTVFSYQPSNMNQNLAKAPMKVLVYPYAELQFTLAEFAQKGIIAGNAQTFYESGVKATLEQWGATVPVNYFASPKVAYNGSLEQIMTQKYLALFFVDHQQWYEQRRTGFPAMPNNGGLLNNGKMPQRMMYPTNPRIMNSQNYNAAVAAMGGDDINVKMWWNK, from the coding sequence ATGAAACGCATCATTATAAAAGGGAGCCTGATCTTTTGCTCAGTGCTTGTATTAAACTCCTGCGGCCGTACGTTTGAAGAAATCAACACAGATACGAGTAAGATTATCAATCCCACCGCGGGCAGTATGCTGGCGCCCATTCAGTACGAAATGGCTTCGTACGGTTATAACCGTGCAGATGATTTCACCTTTCAGATCATGCAGGTAGCCCTACCGTTCCCGAACGAAGGCAATACAGTGAGCAGGTATTATGTGACCGAAGGAACGGGCGCCGGCTATTGGAACACAAGTTACAAATGGCTGAAGCAGGTAAAAGAAATGCACACTTTTGCTGTGGCTGAAGATCAGAAAAATTACCAGGCCATTGCTTTGGTATTGAACGCCTTTATTTACGCCAATCTGACGGATGCTTTCGGGGATATTCCTTTTTCAGAAGCGCTGCGGCTGGAAGAGAATATTGACAAGCCTAAATTTGACAGCCAAAAGGATATTTATTTAAGTCTTCTTGATGATCTGAAGACGGCAAACGCAATGTTCGACACGACCAAACCTCTTGCCGAAACAGATCTTTTTTACCGCGGGGAAGCCTCAGCGGCCAATATGGTGAAGTGGAAAAAGTTTGCGAATTCACTTTCCCTGCGACTGCTGAGCAGGATACAGAAGCGTAACGGTGAGGTGAATGTTTACGCCAGGATTCAGGAGATTGTGAATGATCCTGCTACCTATCCGATATTCCAGAACAACGCGGATGGTGCCGTTCTGGATATTTCTGGTGTAGCTCCATTTATAGCGCCTATTGCCAGACCTCAGGACTTTACCGCATACAGAGCAGCGGGGGAGCTTTTTGTAAACACACTTAAAGATAACGGTGACCCAAGGCTGAGCCAGTTTTTTACCCAGGCTAAAAGCCTTACGTCACCCAACCCGAATATAGGTTACTTTGGTGCGCCGGCAGGTTATGCTCCGGGAACGGTCTTTAGCTATCAGCCTTCCAATATGAACCAGAATTTGGCCAAAGCTCCAATGAAAGTTCTTGTATACCCATACGCAGAACTCCAGTTTACTTTGGCAGAATTTGCACAGAAAGGGATTATTGCCGGCAATGCCCAAACTTTCTATGAAAGTGGTGTAAAAGCTACACTGGAACAATGGGGAGCTACAGTTCCTGTGAATTATTTTGCCAGTCCAAAAGTAGCCTACAACGGTTCGCTGGAACAGATCATGACCCAGAAATATCTTGCCCTGTTTTTTGTAGATCATCAGCAATGGTATGAACAGCGCAGGACCGGATTTCCAGCAATGCCGAACAACGGCGGATTGCTTAACAACGGCAAAATGCCACAGCGCATGATGTATCCCACTAATCCGCGGATCATGAATTCACAGAATTATAATGCGGCGGTGGCGGCCATGGGCGGAGATGATATTAACGTTAAAATGTGGTGGAACAAATGA
- a CDS encoding T9SS type A sorting domain-containing protein, translating into MKAHLLRIKKNSSSAKASHPGRICKLLAAVAFLAMGTHGAVAQTSVTVPDLTASSGFTGVYASSARTYQLIIDDTLLTSLNGKYLTSIAFRLPSNATSSWPATDATFASYEVYLSNGVEPPNRQLDFTANVVGTQTQVRSGALVVPAGALTSGSDPNAFSHVINFNTPYLYNGTNLVVEIRHTGNDINSSRSTNSTGTSTAGYGTLYTACWQGTAGVVQGNFSFIRINSVDALGVKSVDLDAGMTVYPNPVKDVLHIRSATDIVEFTIFNYVGQKILVQSADSGLQKLEVAHLPTGNYILQTLDKGGNSVSTRFIKE; encoded by the coding sequence ATGAAAGCACATTTACTTCGCATCAAAAAAAATAGTTCATCCGCAAAAGCTTCGCACCCGGGGCGAATCTGTAAACTGCTTGCAGCGGTAGCTTTTCTTGCTATGGGAACACATGGCGCCGTGGCACAAACCTCCGTTACGGTACCTGATCTCACTGCCAGTTCCGGCTTCACAGGTGTATATGCAAGTTCTGCACGGACTTATCAGTTGATTATAGATGATACACTGCTCACTTCCTTAAATGGTAAGTACCTAACGTCAATCGCTTTCAGGCTGCCCAGTAACGCTACCTCCAGCTGGCCGGCTACAGATGCTACTTTTGCCAGTTATGAAGTTTACTTAAGTAACGGAGTAGAGCCACCTAACCGTCAGCTGGATTTTACAGCTAATGTAGTGGGTACTCAAACTCAGGTGCGTTCCGGTGCTCTGGTAGTCCCTGCGGGAGCTTTAACTTCTGGCTCTGATCCAAATGCATTCAGTCATGTTATCAACTTTAATACGCCGTACCTTTACAACGGAACCAATCTCGTAGTAGAAATCAGGCATACCGGTAACGATATCAATTCTTCGCGTTCCACCAATTCAACCGGGACAAGCACTGCCGGCTACGGAACGCTTTATACGGCGTGCTGGCAGGGAACAGCCGGGGTGGTTCAGGGTAACTTTTCATTCATACGCATTAATTCTGTTGATGCGCTTGGTGTAAAATCAGTGGACCTGGACGCGGGAATGACTGTGTACCCAAACCCTGTAAAGGATGTACTTCACATCAGGTCTGCCACAGACATCGTGGAATTTACTATATTCAATTATGTAGGGCAGAAAATTCTGGTACAGTCTGCTGATTCAGGATTGCAAAAGCTGGAAGTAGCTCACCTTCCTACCGGCAACTATATCCTGCAGACTTTAGATAAAGGCGGCAATTCTGTTAGCACACGGTTTATTAAGGAGTAG
- a CDS encoding SusC/RagA family TonB-linked outer membrane protein codes for MKRNIQKILVLVLTGIVTVEMAAQNRQDTLKEQKIEEVVVTALGIKRQDKSLGYVAETVGSETFEETQNNNWVQSMEGKVAGLKVQTAGAGPLGSARITLRGEKSMFMDNNYALIVVDGIPISDGPRVNSGTGTPAYGAGSGGDLPIDLGNGLNSINPDDIESVTVLKGASAAALYGSRAANGALMITTKSGKSQNGKLQVTFNSYSSFDSVLKWPDFQYEYGQGTLAKDKNGNFYYSYGASADGVSTGGTSSAFGPKFEGQYYYQYDPTVQGQSQERQLWRPYRDNVKGFWEVGSTYSNSIAVEHSNDRTSFRTSLTYLDNEWMMPNTGFNRFNFAGSFSHKLSDKLKISTKLAYNRTKSDNLPATGYNNQSISYFMIFQNPNVDLAWYQPIWKNGQEDVDQIHPFSSFIDNPYLIAYKMLNGVDKRNISGNMTVDYTIHPNFSMMLRSGIEVLNEERTNQRPWSSANYLKGFYREQHITNQEYNSDVLFNYKNNFGQFNVSASAGASMRYNEYIMNDYRAEGLKVPGQYTLTNAISLITKVPKPYDEQVNSAYALVTLDWDNKVFLDVTGRNDWSSTLPAENRSFFYPSVSTSIILSDLLGLRSPALSYWKMRASWAKVGIDGSPYQLEKYYEMDDIPGGVLTPSTFPNPNLRPEINTNIEAGMDLGLLRNRLNYSFTLYQNNTANQIIRIPMLYESGYAHRWINAGEIRNRGVEMSLDYTPVKNQDFRWKLGGNWSLNRNEIMSLPEAVGSEPYTMATVAGVVYFNAVVGGSLGDLYGFKLLRTPDGQVVYGDNGLPARPANVEKVGNAFAKWRAGFQNEFQYKNVTLSFSIDGQYGGMAYSQTHHKMSEQGKLGHTLMGRDNPDGTIVGAGVVQNADGTFSANTKAVSLSAYYGDYYRRANVETNTFDTSFIKLRDARLAYSFPKAMIAPLKLNDLTVAIFGKNLWMWTEYPMFDPEVATMDNSTITPGVEIGQLPSARTIGFQLNVKF; via the coding sequence GTGAAAAGAAACATCCAGAAAATCCTCGTACTGGTACTTACGGGCATCGTAACTGTAGAAATGGCGGCACAGAACCGCCAGGACACCTTGAAAGAACAAAAAATTGAAGAAGTTGTGGTTACTGCCCTGGGGATCAAAAGACAGGACAAATCCCTGGGTTATGTAGCTGAGACTGTAGGTTCTGAGACATTTGAAGAGACACAGAATAACAACTGGGTACAGTCTATGGAAGGCAAAGTGGCCGGGCTGAAAGTGCAGACCGCCGGTGCCGGGCCGCTTGGTTCTGCCAGAATTACGCTTCGCGGAGAAAAATCCATGTTTATGGATAACAACTATGCGCTTATTGTAGTAGACGGTATTCCAATTAGTGACGGACCGCGGGTAAACTCCGGAACAGGAACCCCGGCCTATGGTGCCGGTTCCGGCGGCGACCTGCCCATTGATCTTGGCAACGGACTGAACAGCATAAACCCGGATGATATTGAAAGTGTAACCGTACTGAAAGGAGCCTCGGCAGCAGCTCTTTACGGATCACGGGCTGCCAACGGTGCACTGATGATTACCACAAAATCGGGTAAGAGCCAGAACGGTAAGCTGCAGGTGACTTTCAATTCTTACTCCAGTTTTGATTCGGTACTTAAGTGGCCTGATTTCCAGTATGAATACGGTCAGGGAACTCTTGCGAAAGACAAAAACGGAAACTTTTACTATTCCTACGGTGCGTCGGCAGACGGGGTAAGCACCGGCGGTACCAGCAGTGCCTTTGGTCCTAAGTTCGAGGGCCAGTATTATTACCAGTACGATCCCACCGTACAGGGACAAAGCCAGGAAAGGCAGCTATGGCGTCCCTACCGCGACAACGTGAAAGGTTTCTGGGAAGTGGGCTCTACTTATTCCAACAGCATTGCTGTAGAACATTCCAATGACAGAACCAGCTTCCGTACATCTCTTACTTATCTGGACAACGAATGGATGATGCCAAATACAGGTTTCAACCGGTTTAATTTCGCCGGCTCATTTTCACACAAGTTAAGCGACAAGCTTAAAATATCGACAAAACTGGCCTATAACCGGACTAAAAGTGACAATCTGCCGGCAACCGGTTATAACAACCAGTCCATTTCCTACTTTATGATTTTCCAAAATCCCAACGTGGATCTGGCCTGGTATCAGCCCATCTGGAAAAACGGTCAGGAAGATGTAGACCAAATTCATCCTTTCAGTTCATTTATAGACAATCCTTACCTGATTGCTTACAAAATGCTGAACGGTGTGGACAAGCGCAACATCAGCGGAAATATGACGGTTGACTATACTATCCATCCTAACTTCAGCATGATGCTGCGCTCGGGTATTGAGGTTTTAAATGAAGAACGGACTAACCAGCGGCCGTGGAGTTCTGCCAATTACCTGAAGGGCTTTTACAGAGAGCAGCATATTACCAATCAGGAATACAACAGCGATGTACTCTTTAACTATAAGAATAATTTCGGGCAATTCAATGTTTCTGCTTCGGCGGGTGCCAGTATGCGTTACAATGAATATATTATGAACGATTACCGTGCTGAAGGGTTAAAAGTTCCGGGTCAGTATACACTTACAAACGCCATATCACTCATCACCAAAGTACCAAAACCGTATGACGAACAGGTGAACAGTGCCTATGCGCTAGTTACCCTGGATTGGGACAATAAAGTATTTCTGGATGTAACCGGTAGAAATGACTGGAGCAGTACACTACCGGCCGAAAACCGTTCTTTCTTTTACCCGTCTGTAAGTACAAGTATTATCCTTTCGGATCTCTTGGGTCTTAGATCTCCGGCATTGAGTTACTGGAAAATGCGGGCCTCCTGGGCAAAGGTAGGAATAGACGGATCTCCCTATCAGCTGGAGAAGTATTACGAAATGGATGATATTCCCGGCGGCGTGCTTACGCCTTCTACCTTTCCAAATCCTAATCTCAGACCGGAAATCAATACCAATATTGAAGCAGGAATGGATTTGGGTCTTCTGCGGAACCGACTGAATTACAGTTTCACCCTTTACCAGAACAATACCGCAAACCAGATTATCCGTATCCCGATGCTGTATGAATCCGGATATGCGCACCGGTGGATTAACGCGGGAGAAATACGTAACCGCGGTGTAGAGATGAGCCTGGATTATACGCCTGTTAAAAACCAGGACTTCCGATGGAAACTGGGCGGCAACTGGTCGCTGAACCGTAATGAAATCATGAGCCTGCCGGAGGCGGTGGGTTCTGAGCCCTACACTATGGCTACGGTAGCCGGCGTAGTATACTTTAATGCGGTTGTGGGCGGCTCCCTGGGTGATCTTTATGGTTTTAAACTCCTAAGAACGCCTGATGGTCAGGTTGTATATGGTGATAATGGTTTGCCTGCCAGACCGGCAAATGTAGAAAAGGTAGGGAATGCCTTTGCCAAATGGAGAGCCGGTTTTCAGAATGAATTCCAGTATAAAAATGTAACTCTGAGCTTTTCTATAGACGGTCAGTATGGCGGAATGGCCTATTCCCAAACTCATCATAAAATGTCGGAACAGGGCAAATTGGGACATACCCTGATGGGTCGGGACAATCCGGACGGAACCATTGTGGGGGCAGGCGTGGTGCAGAATGCAGACGGCACATTCAGCGCGAATACGAAAGCGGTGAGCCTCAGTGCTTATTACGGGGACTACTACCGCCGCGCAAATGTGGAGACCAACACTTTCGATACTTCTTTTATTAAACTCAGAGATGCCCGGCTTGCCTATTCTTTTCCTAAGGCCATGATTGCTCCGCTAAAACTCAATGATCTCACGGTAGCTATCTTCGGCAAAAACCTCTGGATGTGGACGGAGTATCCAATGTTTGATCCGGAAGTTGCAACGATGGACAATAGCACTATTACTCCCGGCGTGGAAATAGGGCAGTTACCTTCTGCGAGGACAATCGGTTTTCAGCTTAATGTCAAATTTTAA
- a CDS encoding aminopeptidase P family protein has translation MTSTEKIALLRQAMTAQNIDAFVVFSADPHMSEYLPEEWQERTWLSGFTGSAGFVVVTQNDAALWTDGRYFVQAPAELKDSGIQLMKDGVEGTPDYISWIISMLPQGGTVAVNALATSNTSWTALEQKLAPKKIKVIDRPLLKEIWTDRIADQKRNPVFVHPVERAGKTVTQKLEEIRQKMKQLDASAHIISSLDDVAWTLNLRGSDVEANPVFLGYIMLKQDEAVLFVDLDKLEPEAKKLMEDSAVTVRPYDDFFSYLSEIKDEQILVSPNSNQSIFDALQSNNIMIKAPVPGNLMKAQKNETELQGFRTVMQRDGVTMVKFLYWLTQNVGKEPMTEYSIGRKLLEFRKQGDNFVGESFGSIVGYGGNGAIVHYSAKQDGSKEVTNSGSILVDSGGQYLEGTTDITRTFALGAVTDQFRRDCTLVLKGMMQLSMVKFPRGTRGVQLDAFARMALWKEGKDYAHGTGHGVGSFMNVHEGPQNIRKDMNDQELLPGMVVSNEPGFYLENQYGIRHENLVAVREWKKTESGTFYEFETLTICPFDRNVLDLDLLTPQEKEWLNSYHEWCREKLENDLEGEVKEWFMEQVKPV, from the coding sequence ATGACATCAACAGAAAAGATCGCTCTGCTAAGACAGGCGATGACCGCCCAAAATATAGATGCTTTCGTAGTGTTTTCCGCCGATCCTCATATGAGCGAATATTTGCCGGAAGAATGGCAGGAAAGAACCTGGTTATCGGGCTTTACAGGATCTGCGGGTTTCGTGGTTGTTACGCAGAATGATGCTGCGCTTTGGACAGACGGCAGGTATTTCGTACAGGCTCCCGCTGAACTGAAAGATTCCGGCATACAGCTTATGAAGGATGGAGTTGAGGGAACGCCTGATTATATAAGCTGGATTATCTCCATGCTTCCCCAGGGTGGTACGGTTGCCGTAAATGCACTAGCTACAAGCAACACCAGTTGGACTGCTTTAGAGCAAAAACTGGCTCCCAAAAAAATTAAGGTGATAGACAGACCTCTGCTCAAAGAAATCTGGACAGACAGAATTGCTGATCAAAAAAGAAATCCTGTATTTGTTCATCCCGTGGAGCGTGCCGGTAAAACGGTTACGCAGAAACTTGAGGAGATCAGACAGAAAATGAAACAGTTGGATGCTTCAGCACACATTATTTCCAGCCTGGACGATGTAGCCTGGACACTCAATCTCCGCGGAAGCGATGTAGAAGCTAATCCGGTCTTTCTGGGATATATTATGCTTAAACAGGATGAGGCGGTCCTTTTTGTGGATCTTGATAAACTTGAGCCGGAAGCTAAAAAGCTAATGGAGGATTCGGCGGTGACTGTAAGACCTTATGACGATTTCTTCAGTTATTTAAGTGAGATTAAAGATGAACAAATTTTGGTCTCGCCCAACAGTAATCAGTCAATTTTCGATGCACTGCAGTCAAACAATATAATGATCAAAGCACCTGTTCCCGGAAACCTTATGAAAGCTCAGAAAAATGAGACAGAACTCCAGGGTTTCAGGACGGTGATGCAGCGGGACGGTGTAACCATGGTTAAGTTCCTGTACTGGCTCACTCAAAATGTAGGTAAGGAGCCGATGACGGAGTATTCCATTGGCAGAAAACTATTGGAATTCCGGAAACAGGGTGATAATTTTGTGGGCGAAAGTTTCGGCAGCATTGTAGGATATGGCGGGAATGGTGCCATTGTTCATTACTCGGCCAAACAGGATGGAAGTAAGGAAGTGACAAATTCCGGCAGCATCCTTGTGGATTCCGGTGGCCAATATCTGGAAGGGACCACAGATATTACCCGTACTTTCGCTTTGGGCGCTGTTACTGATCAGTTCCGCCGCGACTGTACCTTAGTTTTGAAAGGTATGATGCAGCTTTCTATGGTTAAATTCCCACGTGGTACCCGTGGAGTACAGTTGGATGCTTTCGCGCGTATGGCACTTTGGAAAGAAGGAAAAGACTATGCCCACGGAACCGGACATGGTGTGGGCAGTTTTATGAACGTGCACGAAGGTCCGCAAAACATCCGAAAGGATATGAACGACCAGGAGCTTTTGCCCGGAATGGTAGTCTCAAATGAACCGGGTTTTTATCTTGAGAACCAATATGGAATCCGCCACGAGAATCTGGTGGCTGTTCGGGAGTGGAAGAAAACAGAATCAGGAACTTTTTATGAATTTGAAACGCTTACCATTTGTCCTTTCGACCGGAATGTTCTGGATCTGGATCTGCTTACACCTCAGGAAAAAGAATGGCTAAACAGTTATCACGAATGGTGCCGTGAAAAATTGGAAAATGACCTTGAAGGAGAAGTTAAGGAGTGGTTTATGGAGCAGGTAAAACCTGTCTGA
- a CDS encoding T9SS type A sorting domain-containing protein: protein MKKQLLTFAALLPTLLWSQYNNGPLSTGPTSKSGVAAPAGYTWSEAQNNTGNTTESNTNSGFGCQKVGTLTNNFCADDFVVPAGQSWSITSIALFAYVTGYVGSTPPGMKATVKILNGAPNVGSPTVVFGDDTTNRFASAQDALMYRVFNSAYPTAVNPVGTTRKIWRVNTTTPVTLSSGTYWMQFQMEDQASIATVWTPPVTTVGIRGLPTDNALQNTGTWAPMVDAGNPAAAPDYPQDLPFIITYSVLGTNEVLQYDNRVKVFPNPTTDFFTVSLPAQTNRQKVTVSLTDMSGRLVKEYLGADRYDARMLAPGTYLVKIHTDEGIKTSKLIKK from the coding sequence ATGAAAAAACAATTATTAACTTTTGCAGCTCTGCTCCCCACTCTCTTATGGAGCCAGTACAACAACGGCCCCCTGAGCACGGGACCAACCTCAAAATCCGGAGTGGCAGCTCCCGCCGGTTATACCTGGTCTGAGGCTCAGAACAATACCGGTAATACCACGGAATCCAACACCAACTCCGGATTTGGTTGCCAGAAGGTAGGCACTTTAACCAACAATTTCTGCGCGGATGATTTCGTTGTACCAGCCGGTCAATCGTGGAGCATCACGTCCATTGCATTGTTTGCTTATGTCACCGGTTATGTGGGTAGTACGCCGCCCGGAATGAAAGCCACAGTTAAGATACTTAATGGCGCTCCTAATGTTGGAAGTCCAACCGTCGTTTTTGGTGATGATACTACTAACCGCTTTGCCAGTGCGCAGGACGCATTAATGTACCGTGTTTTTAATTCAGCGTACCCCACGGCTGTAAACCCTGTAGGAACCACGAGAAAAATATGGCGGGTAAATACCACCACGCCGGTTACCTTATCATCGGGCACCTATTGGATGCAATTTCAGATGGAAGATCAGGCCTCGATCGCTACAGTATGGACACCACCCGTGACTACAGTGGGCATACGCGGGCTGCCTACGGACAATGCACTCCAAAATACAGGAACCTGGGCGCCTATGGTTGATGCCGGTAATCCTGCTGCGGCACCGGATTACCCTCAGGACCTTCCATTCATCATTACGTATTCCGTTTTGGGAACAAATGAAGTACTTCAATACGATAACCGTGTGAAGGTGTTTCCTAATCCAACAACGGACTTCTTTACCGTGAGTCTCCCGGCACAGACAAACCGTCAGAAAGTAACAGTTTCCCTAACTGATATGTCCGGACGACTGGTAAAAGAATATCTAGGTGCCGATCGGTACGATGCACGGATGCTGGCTCCGGGAACTTACCTGGTAAAAATTCACACAGACGAAGGAATTAAGACCTCCAAACTGATCAAGAAATAA
- a CDS encoding phage tail protein: MATILINRYHFLVDWGGIRTEFLEVSGLEMAIEVIAVREGSSKVESENKIPGLLKFSDVSFTRAIQKGDNDFFNWINTRSFGTVERRDVRITLLNERHEPLILWKLRNCFPVRYAGPTLIGNSSNIATETLVITHEGLDIESLAGNEKG, encoded by the coding sequence ATGGCAACAATATTAATAAACCGCTATCATTTTCTGGTAGACTGGGGCGGCATCCGAACCGAGTTCCTGGAGGTTTCCGGACTTGAAATGGCAATTGAAGTCATCGCCGTCAGGGAGGGAAGTTCTAAAGTTGAATCCGAAAATAAAATTCCCGGCCTGCTGAAGTTTTCAGACGTTTCTTTTACGAGAGCCATTCAAAAAGGAGACAATGATTTTTTTAACTGGATTAACACCAGATCCTTTGGTACAGTGGAGCGCCGTGATGTGCGCATCACACTTTTGAACGAAAGGCATGAGCCGCTCATCCTCTGGAAACTTCGCAACTGCTTTCCCGTAAGGTATGCAGGACCCACACTCATAGGCAACAGCAGTAATATAGCCACAGAAACTTTGGTAATCACTCATGAGGGATTAGATATTGAGTCGCTGGCGGGAAATGAGAAAGGTTGA
- the mnmE gene encoding tRNA uridine-5-carboxymethylaminomethyl(34) synthesis GTPase MnmE, producing the protein MNKDTICALATANGVGALGIIRVSGPDAIAVTNRCFKGKNLETAVSHTVHYGFITDGDETIDEVMVSVFLAPKTFTTEDSTEISFHGSPHIAGKILEVLTRNGARMAKGGEFTMRAFMNGRIDLSQAEAIADIIASENEASRKIAMNQLKGGITDEISVLRGDLLNFTSLVELELDFAEEDVEFADRTALNMLLNRIEEKLRSLVESFRYGNAVKNGVEVAIIGKPNAGKSTLLNTLLKEERAIVSDIAGTTRDTIEEVLHIRGTAFRFIDTAGIRDTTDTIEAIGVQKAHEKIAAAKILLYLYDEFDSTPQEVAAFIKEVYREDLKVVLLHNKSDLSSEKGQNFDNDLRSALEAENNVTLLSISAREKVGIEELKNELIDYVEGLKQSENNVIITNQRHHEALLRSLDSVRRVKDAVSQSFHTELLAYELRYALEYLGEISGEFTNDEVLGNIFSKFCIGK; encoded by the coding sequence ATGAATAAAGACACGATCTGCGCACTTGCCACTGCCAACGGTGTAGGCGCTCTCGGAATTATCCGCGTTTCAGGTCCTGATGCGATTGCAGTAACCAACCGCTGTTTCAAAGGCAAAAATCTGGAAACCGCAGTTTCACATACTGTGCATTATGGTTTTATAACTGATGGTGACGAAACTATTGATGAGGTGATGGTATCCGTTTTTCTCGCGCCAAAAACGTTTACAACGGAGGATTCTACTGAGATATCATTTCACGGGTCGCCACATATAGCCGGTAAAATCCTGGAAGTCCTTACCAGAAACGGTGCGCGTATGGCTAAAGGGGGTGAATTTACAATGCGTGCCTTTATGAACGGGCGGATAGACCTTTCCCAGGCGGAAGCCATCGCCGATATTATAGCCAGCGAAAACGAAGCCTCGCGCAAAATTGCGATGAACCAATTGAAGGGTGGGATAACGGACGAGATATCAGTCCTGCGTGGTGACTTATTAAATTTTACTTCGCTGGTAGAGCTTGAACTTGATTTTGCTGAAGAAGATGTGGAGTTTGCGGACCGTACCGCACTCAATATGTTGCTGAACAGGATTGAAGAAAAGCTGCGCTCCCTGGTTGAAAGTTTCCGTTATGGCAATGCTGTGAAAAATGGGGTAGAGGTAGCTATCATCGGTAAACCCAATGCAGGAAAATCGACTCTGCTTAATACCCTGCTAAAAGAAGAACGAGCTATTGTGAGCGATATTGCAGGAACCACACGTGACACCATAGAAGAGGTCCTCCATATCCGCGGAACGGCCTTCCGCTTTATCGACACAGCAGGAATACGCGACACCACCGACACCATAGAAGCCATTGGGGTGCAGAAAGCGCACGAGAAGATCGCGGCGGCCAAAATCCTGCTTTACCTTTATGACGAGTTCGACAGTACGCCGCAGGAAGTGGCTGCATTCATAAAAGAAGTGTATCGCGAAGACCTGAAAGTTGTTCTGCTTCATAACAAATCTGATTTGTCTTCAGAAAAAGGTCAGAATTTTGACAATGATTTACGGTCGGCTTTAGAAGCTGAAAATAACGTCACGCTGTTATCCATATCTGCCCGTGAGAAAGTGGGCATCGAAGAGCTTAAAAATGAGCTTATCGATTATGTGGAAGGACTGAAACAGTCCGAAAACAATGTCATCATCACCAACCAACGGCACCATGAGGCTCTTTTGCGCTCCCTCGATTCCGTGCGACGGGTGAAGGATGCAGTTTCCCAGAGTTTTCATACCGAACTTCTGGCCTACGAGCTCCGGTACGCTTTGGAATACCTGGGCGAAATCTCGGGCGAATTTACCAATGATGAGGTCTTGGGGAATATTTTTTCCAAGTTTTGTATCGGAAAGTAG
- a CDS encoding DMT family transporter — MIALLITILGHLFYGTTNVMWKNPRNEMGTLPLIITRSFFSFLIFLISFFALTNLDLITIPKITFWDLLSTAAICAVNYFGLFFYLKSLKHAPVSSTIGFGKVSLIIGVLSAYFLYDEEISTVKIIMCIIVLIGVTFIERAARIGSAVMSKGLMYSILCKLFWGTSYLFVPFIDKLGPILFCVVLEFIVCTLSCLLLIGSRSKFPSHTVSRRTKFEIGILVVLGTGGTFCLNFALANISILLFATLALIEPILGLIISKIYHKERLTPLQYAGVWMGIVAAFVLGLTK, encoded by the coding sequence ATGATCGCACTTTTAATCACTATTCTGGGTCACCTATTTTACGGTACCACTAACGTGATGTGGAAAAATCCACGTAATGAGATGGGCACCCTTCCACTTATCATAACCCGTAGTTTTTTCTCATTCCTTATTTTTCTTATAAGCTTTTTTGCACTCACCAATTTAGACCTAATTACAATACCAAAAATCACTTTTTGGGATTTACTGAGTACCGCGGCTATATGTGCAGTTAATTATTTCGGTTTATTTTTTTATCTGAAAAGCCTGAAGCATGCGCCGGTCTCCAGTACCATTGGTTTTGGAAAAGTGAGCCTTATTATTGGCGTTTTGTCTGCATACTTTCTTTATGATGAGGAGATTTCAACAGTAAAAATAATTATGTGCATCATAGTTCTTATAGGAGTTACTTTCATTGAAAGAGCAGCCCGCATCGGATCTGCTGTAATGTCTAAAGGTTTAATGTACTCAATTCTGTGTAAGTTATTCTGGGGTACGTCTTATCTTTTTGTTCCGTTTATAGATAAGCTGGGGCCTATCCTTTTTTGCGTAGTTCTGGAATTTATAGTTTGCACACTCAGTTGCCTTCTGCTGATCGGAAGCCGCAGCAAGTTCCCTTCCCATACGGTTAGCCGAAGAACAAAATTTGAGATCGGCATCCTTGTCGTGTTGGGAACCGGAGGTACGTTCTGCCTGAATTTCGCGCTGGCCAATATCAGCATTCTCCTGTTCGCGACATTGGCTTTAATAGAACCGATTCTGGGGCTCATCATCTCCAAGATTTATCACAAGGAAAGACTGACACCTCTGCAGTACGCAGGGGTCTGGATGGGTATAGTGGCAGCTTTTGTGTTGGGATTAACCAAGTAA